A part of Ptychodera flava strain L36383 chromosome 11, AS_Pfla_20210202, whole genome shotgun sequence genomic DNA contains:
- the LOC139143677 gene encoding nuclear receptor subfamily 1 group D member 2-like, with product MSAITNEGYPVLCRVCGDKASGFHYGVHACEGCKGFFRRSIQQNLKYPVCSKGDDCLIMRINRNRCQYCRFRKCLTVGMSKDAVRLGRCPKKCKPNGAPLLIQVPCYKDDGSPTLADKQMKIEQLTLGIHEAHLKTAWSAKLYPEYSDHREKDLERKDFYGSNGHHTGSVPVNGVIEHNGYNWERNGHHHHNGMNGQNIHRYGPYGVSNGHTNGIGQNGLNGSTNHHDHCSQNGVNNHFGQSSHNSLNRSSGHSGLNGHKNCNSSHVQSEHNHHHVANGLSGQQKLKNHHSLLQVIASNFTPAITKIISFAKMIPGFVHLDKDDQVVLLKAGSLEVLLLRMVRLLNVEREAITVTNGCKHMYFMEDIQGNTIRELSQDVIGFARKLLPLGLTTCEMALFSALVLVSPDRPGLQEPEKVEQLQMEIVQALQAQIALNHTNSKFLFPTLLMRVSDARQFSTLNSDKMLDILDENSTATGSMEEPMDES from the exons ATGAGTGCTATTACAAATGAGGGTTATCCGGTGCTTTGCCGAGTGTGTGGCGATAAAGCCTCTGGATTTCATTATGGTGTGCACGCCTGTGAAGGTTGCAAG GGGTTCTTCCGAAGAAGCATCCAGCAGAATTTAAAGTATCCTGTCTGCAGCAAGGGAGATGACTGCCTGATCATGAGAATCAACAGGAACAGATGTCAATACTGCCGATTCAGAAAGTGTCTGACCGTCGGAATGTCAAAAGATG CTGTGAGGCTTGGCCGCTGTCCAAAGAAGTGCAAACCCAACGGAGCCCCCTTGCTGATTCAGGTGCCTTGCTACAAGGACGATGGCTCCCCTACTCTGGCGGACAAGCAGATGAAGATCGAGCAGCTTACCCTTGGCATCCATGAGGCACACCTCAAGACAGCATGGAGTGCAAAACTGTACCCTGAATACAGTGACCATAGGGAAAAG GACCTTGAAAGGAAGGATTTTTATGGATCGAATGGACATCATACAGGGTCAGTTCCGGTCAACGGTGTTATTGAGCACAACGGTTATAATTGGGAACGAAATGGACACCACCACCACAATGGTATGAACGGGCAAAATATTCACAGGTATGGACCGTATGGCGTCAGCAACGGTCACACCAATGGTATCGGTCAAAACGGTCTGAATGGCTCTACCAACCATCATGATCATTGTAGCCAGAATGGCGTGAACAACCATTTTGGTCAGAGCAGCCATAACAGTCTGAATAGGTCAAGCGGTCACTCGGGACTGAACGGTCACAAGAATTGTAACTCTAGCCACGTTCAAAGTGAGCACAACCACCACCATGTCGCGAATGGCCTCAGTGGACAGCAAAAGCTGAAAAACCACCACAGCCTACTGCAAGTGATCGCCAGCAACTTCACTCCGGCCATCACCAAAATTATCAGCTTCGCCAAGATGATTCCAGGATTCGTCCACCTGGACAAAGACGACCAGGTCGTCCTACTCAAGGCCGGCTCGCTGGAGGTTCTACTCCTCCGAATGGTCCGTCTCCTCAATGTAGAGAGAGAAGCAATAACAGTGACCAACGGTTGCAAGCACATGTACTTCATGGAGGATATTCAGGGAAATACCATACGAGAGCTGTCGCAGGATGTCATTGGCTTTGCTCGCAAATTACTTCCCTTAGGATTGACAACCTGTGAGATGGCTTTATTTAGTGCCTTGGTACTTGTGTCACCAG atCGGCCAGGATTGCAGGAACCAGAGAAAGTTGAACAGTTACAAATGGAGATTGTACAAGCTTTACAGGCCCAGATAGCCCTCAATCATACCAACAGTAAATTTCTCTTCCCAACGTTGTTAATGAGAGTGTCCGATGCGCGGCAGTTTAGCACACTGAACTCAGATAAGATGCTTGACATTCTGGATGAGAACTCAACAGCCACGGGAAGTATGGAAGAGCCTATGGATGAAAGTTAG